The proteins below are encoded in one region of Desulfobotulus mexicanus:
- a CDS encoding rod shape-determining protein — protein MNLFLDSILGVFSSDLAIDLGTANTLVYVKGKGIVLSEPSVVAVRTDNRHKNKVLAVGQEAKNMLGRTPGNIVAIRPMRDGVIADFEVTEAMLRHFIHKVHNRRTFVRPRIVIAVPSGITPVEKRAVKESAESAGAREVFLIEEPMAAAIGAGLPITEPTCNMVVDIGGGTTEVAVISLAGIVYSRSLRVAGDKMDDAIMQYIKRKYNLLIGERTSEIIKTTIGNAYPDPDNLETIEVKGRDLVSGIPKILAIDSEEIRVAISEQIEAIVETVKIALEQTPPELAADIVDRGIVLTGGGALLKNLDKLLREKTGLPITVTEDPLSTVAQGAGLSLDSIEILRQVMLP, from the coding sequence ATGAATCTTTTTCTGGATTCCATTCTGGGTGTTTTTTCCAGCGATCTTGCCATTGATCTTGGAACGGCCAATACTTTGGTTTATGTAAAAGGCAAAGGGATTGTTCTCAGTGAGCCTTCCGTGGTTGCCGTACGTACTGATAACCGTCATAAGAACAAGGTGCTGGCCGTAGGGCAGGAAGCTAAAAATATGCTGGGTCGTACGCCCGGTAATATTGTGGCCATACGTCCTATGCGGGATGGGGTGATTGCTGATTTTGAAGTCACCGAAGCCATGCTGCGCCATTTTATCCACAAGGTGCATAACCGCAGAACCTTTGTGCGTCCGAGAATTGTTATTGCCGTGCCTTCGGGAATTACGCCTGTGGAAAAGCGTGCCGTGAAGGAGTCTGCGGAATCCGCCGGTGCCAGAGAGGTCTTTTTGATTGAAGAACCCATGGCTGCAGCCATTGGAGCAGGCCTCCCCATCACGGAACCTACCTGTAACATGGTGGTGGATATTGGCGGAGGTACAACGGAAGTAGCGGTCATCTCCCTTGCTGGCATTGTGTACAGCCGTTCTTTGCGTGTGGCCGGTGATAAGATGGATGATGCCATCATGCAGTATATTAAACGTAAATATAATCTGCTGATTGGTGAGCGGACTTCAGAGATTATTAAAACCACCATTGGCAATGCCTATCCGGACCCTGATAATCTGGAAACCATAGAAGTTAAGGGTCGGGATCTTGTTTCGGGTATACCGAAAATCCTTGCCATTGATTCGGAAGAAATTCGGGTGGCCATTTCCGAGCAGATTGAGGCAATCGTGGAAACCGTAAAGATTGCTCTGGAACAGACGCCCCCGGAGCTTGCCGCAGATATCGTGGATAGGGGCATTGTGCTGACCGGTGGTGGGGCTCTTCTTAAAAATCTGGATAAACTGCTTCGGGAAAAAACCGGTCTGCCCATTACGGTGACCGAAGATCCCCTGTCTACCGTTGCTCAGGGGGCAGGATTATCCCTGGACAGTATTGAAATCCTCCGGCAGGTTATGCTTCCCTGA